From Xiphophorus couchianus chromosome 4, X_couchianus-1.0, whole genome shotgun sequence, a single genomic window includes:
- the znf414 gene encoding zinc finger protein 414 isoform X2, giving the protein MDHESPAQSLPGKKLLCSTSGCSASFPSMQKLMEHTRHHYKPNIYFQCESCRTKLRSYRGLLAHLHTCSKVPRAKPKAAEPVAPLLAAVAASNPVPRTSELAPPQLESVSPQQAPIQTTSVPSAVPVPDSADPPVLGPPMLTLQEVPLPQRVEAPPQSPLRDSATKLPASFRPIAPKAAADPAAPGSATHPASAAVWRKNQAVSSHRRVLWEHTRGRYTCVQCGHTVTNRKEMTQHINSQHHGNKSGEEAGSSVPKS; this is encoded by the exons ATGGACCACGAGAGCCCGGCTCAGTCCCTGCCTG GTAAGAAGCTGCTGTGCTCCACCAGCGGCTGTAGTGCCTCCTTCCCCAGCATGCAGAAACTGATGGAACACACCAGACATCACTACAAGCCTAACATCTACTTCCA GTGTGAGAGCTGCCGCACCAAGCTGCGCTCCTACCGGGGCCTCCTGGCCCACCTGCACACCTGCTCCAAGGTGCCGAGGGCCAAACCAAAGGCTGCGGAGCCGGTGGCCCCCCTGCTGGCTGCTGTGGCTGCCTCCAACCCAGTCCCCAGGACCTCTGAGCTGGCCCCCCCACAGCTGGAGTCGGTGTCTCCACAGCAGGCTCCCATCCAGACCACATCAGTCCCCTCTGCTGTCCCTGTGCCGGACTCTGCTGACCCTCCTGTGCTTGGGCCCCCCATGTTGACTCTCCAGGAAGTCCCCCTTCCCCAGCGCGTTGAAGCCCCCCCACAGAGCCCTCTCAGGGATTCAGCCACTAAGCTGCCGGCCAGCTTCAGGCCCATAGCTCCCAAAGCGGCTGCAGACCCGGCTGCTCCAGGATCAGCTACTCACCCTGCCTCCGCTGCTGTCTGGAGGAAGAATCAAG CTGTGTCGAGCCACAGACGTGTCCTTTGGGAGCACACCAGGGGGCGCTACACCTGTGTCCAGTGTGGTCACACCGTAACCAACCGCAAGGAAATGACTCAACATATCAACAGTCAGCACCATGGCAACAAGTCTGGAGAAGAAGCAGGAAGTTCTGTCCCCAAGTCTTAG
- the znf414 gene encoding zinc finger protein 414 isoform X1, with the protein MMSPGETVMQSSKNEDGALGTRRRLCPIHGCKRVYKEQSALESHIMDHESPAQSLPGKKLLCSTSGCSASFPSMQKLMEHTRHHYKPNIYFQCESCRTKLRSYRGLLAHLHTCSKVPRAKPKAAEPVAPLLAAVAASNPVPRTSELAPPQLESVSPQQAPIQTTSVPSAVPVPDSADPPVLGPPMLTLQEVPLPQRVEAPPQSPLRDSATKLPASFRPIAPKAAADPAAPGSATHPASAAVWRKNQAVSSHRRVLWEHTRGRYTCVQCGHTVTNRKEMTQHINSQHHGNKSGEEAGSSVPKS; encoded by the exons ATGATGTCTCCAGGCGAAACTGTTATGCAGTCCTCTAAGAATGAAGACGGAG CGTTGGGAACCAGAAGACGTCTGTGTCCGATTCACGGCTGTAAGCGTGTTTACAAGGAGCAGAGCGCTCTGGAGAGTCACATCATGGACCACGAGAGCCCGGCTCAGTCCCTGCCTG GTAAGAAGCTGCTGTGCTCCACCAGCGGCTGTAGTGCCTCCTTCCCCAGCATGCAGAAACTGATGGAACACACCAGACATCACTACAAGCCTAACATCTACTTCCA GTGTGAGAGCTGCCGCACCAAGCTGCGCTCCTACCGGGGCCTCCTGGCCCACCTGCACACCTGCTCCAAGGTGCCGAGGGCCAAACCAAAGGCTGCGGAGCCGGTGGCCCCCCTGCTGGCTGCTGTGGCTGCCTCCAACCCAGTCCCCAGGACCTCTGAGCTGGCCCCCCCACAGCTGGAGTCGGTGTCTCCACAGCAGGCTCCCATCCAGACCACATCAGTCCCCTCTGCTGTCCCTGTGCCGGACTCTGCTGACCCTCCTGTGCTTGGGCCCCCCATGTTGACTCTCCAGGAAGTCCCCCTTCCCCAGCGCGTTGAAGCCCCCCCACAGAGCCCTCTCAGGGATTCAGCCACTAAGCTGCCGGCCAGCTTCAGGCCCATAGCTCCCAAAGCGGCTGCAGACCCGGCTGCTCCAGGATCAGCTACTCACCCTGCCTCCGCTGCTGTCTGGAGGAAGAATCAAG CTGTGTCGAGCCACAGACGTGTCCTTTGGGAGCACACCAGGGGGCGCTACACCTGTGTCCAGTGTGGTCACACCGTAACCAACCGCAAGGAAATGACTCAACATATCAACAGTCAGCACCATGGCAACAAGTCTGGAGAAGAAGCAGGAAGTTCTGTCCCCAAGTCTTAG
- the plekho2 gene encoding pleckstrin homology domain-containing family O member 2: protein MEDGTKEDTAQQNKPKFLSKAGWVKKAHGRLLTSYKDRYLHVEKTEVVVYENEDLQNCLERLDLENYETCHELKSTFKKKHRLVLIRSPKSGNKIHDVKFQTQTVEEKEAWIKALSDCISRAKNKVFDEVKVDESSNLEHITRTRPQGNRNRRPPTRIHMKEVAEVSSDGLLRLDLNLEDAVMPNGTDTAKTDSTESPETVLTTDEEKKPIKPPMPPTKEAKSSVVPENEPNKKDEKEKVVKPPMPPSKEYKPSVTPWEVILQDETTDDKKNTNPPPTPPNKPSSGGSLSNPVEVLPTSPNHQPPTPPSKDMKPSQMVVEPKQQTQDTATEQSEDETAMINDEVDQSEETVQNREPKMTSNKPKVLAEDLSTVTQPEGSHSTASDTSARSLKGEEASLQSVPSVVVCTDNPLTETLNLSPLLHHLPGEKKKKAEEKSVDSGQHSDDESEGSVSEDTLAASTAALHGSHAGLDVLDGTEDEREISVNLRPSASLQVKPDVTPCRRSEPFQKPLKSSIKARSASIGDLLSDSLGSGQLKTTCKAENEWSISPFQNSVTKLETEVALEMKNTSELLSQAQERSYAEVMPEDLLAKALEKLQRADCVLREVKKLKITKKRMSW, encoded by the exons GGTACAAAGGAGGACACTGCCCAGCAAAATAAGCCAAAGTTCCTGAGTAAGGCTGGTTGGGTGAAGAAGGCCCATGGCCGCCTGCTGACGAGCTACAAAGACCGTTACCTCCATGTGGAGAAGACCGAGGTTGTGGTATATGAAAATGAG GATCTGCAGAACTGCCTGGAGCGGCTGGACTTGGAAAACTATGAAACATGCCATGAATTGAAGAGTACCTTCAAGAAGAAGCATAGACTGGTTCTGATACGGTCTCCAAAGTCTGGAAACAAG ATCCATGATGTGAAGTTCCAGACTCAGACTGTAGAGGAGAAGGAGGCCTGGATCAAAGCGCTCAGTGATTGCATCAGCCGAGCTAAAAACAAAGTCTTTGATGAG GTGAAAGTTGATGAAAGCAGCAATTTAGAGCATATTACCCGAACAAGACCTCAAGGAAACCGCAACCGGCGCCCACCAACCAGGATTCACATGAAAGAG GTGGCAGAGGTGTCCTCCGATGGTCTCCTGCGTTTGGATCTTAATCTTGAGGATGCTGTGATGCCTAATGGGACAGATACTGCTAAAACAGACAGTACTGAAAGTCCTGAAACAGTGTTGACAACAGATGAGGAGAAGAAACCCATCAAACCTCCCATGCCTCCCACGAAGGAGGCTAAATCCAGTGTTGTACCTGAGAATGAGCctaataaaaaagatgaaaaagaaaag GTCGTGAAACCGCCAATGCCTCCATCAAAAGAATATAAACCCAGTGTTACACCTTGGGAGGTGATTTTACAAGATGAAACTACTGAtgataagaaaaacacaaacccaCCACCAACACCTCCCAATAAGCCCAGCTCTGGTGGGTCATTGAGCAACCCTGTAGAAGTGTTACCAACCTCACCAAACCACCAACCCCCAACACCACCGTCCAAGGACATGAAACCTTCGCAAATGGTTGTGGAGCCCAAACAACAGACACAAGATACAGCTACTGAACAAAGTGAGGACGAAACAGCAATGATCAATGATGAGGTAGACCAGTCTGAGGAAACTGTCCAAAATCGTGAACCCAAAATGACCTCTAACAAACCCAAAGTTCTGGCAGAAGATCTGTCAACTGTCACTCAGCCAGAGGGATCACACTCCACTGCTTCTGATACCTCAGCACGTTCTCTTAAAGGAGAGGAGGCTTCACTGCAGAGCGTCCCCTCAGTAGTTGTCTGCACAGACAACCCACTCACTGAGACCCTCAACCTGAGTCCGCTTCTCCACCACCtgccaggagaaaaaaaaaagaaggccgAGGAGAAATCTGTAGACAGTGGTCAGCACTCTGACGATGAGAGTGAAGGCTCGGTGAGTGAAGACACGCTGGCAGCTTCCACGGCTGCTCTCCATGGAAGCCATGCTGGCCTGGATGTGTTGGATGGCACTGAAGATGAAAGGGAAATCTCTGTTAACTTAAGGCCATCAGCCAGTCTTCAGGTTAAACCAGATGTCACTCCCTGTCGGCGCTCAGAGCCTTTCCAGAAACCTCTCAAATCGTCAATCAAGGCCAGGTCTGCATCAATCGGAGATCTACTGTCCGACTCCCTGGGCTCCGGTCAGCTGAAAACCACCTGCAAAGCTGAAAATGAATGGAGCATATCACCCTTTCAAAATTCTGTAACAAAGCTTGAGACCGAAGTGGCTCTGGAGATGAAAAATACAAGTGAGCTCCTCAGTCAGGCTCAAGAGAGAAGTTACGCTGAGGTAATGCCGGAGGATCTGCTTGCTAAAGCTCTGGAGAAGCTCCAGAGGGCTGACTGCGTCCTCAGAGAGGTCAAGAAATTGAAAATTACAAAGAAGAGGATGAGCTGGTAA